AAGATTTGATCCACAGACCCGTGATGTGTTCACAGCAATATCATGAAGATCAACCTCTGGAATTTTATTGCGAAGACTGTAAAGTTCTGATTTGCCACAAGTGCACTGTAGTGAGTCATAATCGACACACCATGACAGACACTCAGAAAGCTGCACAAGAACACAAGATGCAAATGGCAGACGCTGTGGCCAAAGTGAAAGCGGAAATTGTCAGGTATGCGGgtgaaattaagaaacaaactgacctgaaaaacaaaaacaaaattcacattttgaacgaagaaaagaaaatgacagacaCTGTGGAAGAATTGATTCGTGATTTGCgagaacacgagaagaaaatgaaggacaactttcgcgaaatttatgaagcgcaacaaaaacaacacgcAACGCGACTGGAAAACTTCGAGCTGCTTGCCACCCAAATGAAAAGCTACGTCGAACGCTGTCAGGGTATCTTAGAAAGAAACTCCAGTGTCgaaattctacaaacaaatcacgCCATCCTCGGACGCTGCAATGAACTGTTAAATTATCGAAAACCCGATCTTTACAGGTcgccacatttacattacttggtggaaaagaaattggatCTTTTGGATCGAGTTGTTGTCACCAAGACTAATTCCTCAAAGTGTTTAGCTGAAGCTCAAGACAGCAAGGAAGTAGAGGAAGGAAAAGAGACATACTTCGTAATTGTTACAAAGGATTCAGATGGACTGCAATGTTATCAACAAGATGATAAAATCAAAGTCGACATATTGACTCCAGAAGGCGACCGACTGAAAACAGACATTAAAGACACCAAAGACGGGAAATACACGGTGACATACACACCACGGTGTGCCGGAAAACATAGAGTTGAGATCGTTGTGAATAAACAGCAGCTGACTGGAAGTCCCTGGATTGTGCAGGTGTATCGGCAGCAGTATCAATTTGCCTTTCAGTTTGGGTCACGTGGGGAGGGGCGAGGAGAATTTAATGCAGTTGTCGATATTGATGTGAGTCAGAAAACGGGAACGATTGCTGTTGCAGAACGCGGGAATAAGAGAATTCAACTGTTTAGCTGTGAAGGAAAGTTTCGGAGGGAGATAAGACTTGATGGTGACCCTTATTCCGTGGCATTTACAGACTCTGGCGACCTGCTGACTTTAATTCCGAAAAGCGACAGTAAGCTTCGTCTATTCAGTGAGGAGGGTCAGGTCATCGAACATATCGATGATAAGCATCTTGATAAACCACGTCACCTTTCCCTTGCAAGTGAGGGTTGTATAATCATAACTGACAGTTTGGACAACACAATCAAGGTCCTCTCCCCTAGCGGGAGATTCTTGCTCCAATCTTTCAAAGCCCCGGACCATGATAAATCT
This portion of the Montipora capricornis isolate CH-2021 chromosome 11, ASM3666992v2, whole genome shotgun sequence genome encodes:
- the LOC138024799 gene encoding E3 ubiquitin-protein ligase TRIM71-like, coding for MEVQQIFKNLKKEAECPLCIETVKNPKTLPCLHSFCLECLDKLANFERRQLKTIIKCPVCQTSFQIPETDTFDNLPSSFHLNRLVDVLVLEDGSIQSQRCNSCDENNAATCYCFVCQTFLCASCFEAHQRLKASRGHRNVLIDKLQAQDVQDLIHRPVMCSQQYHEDQPLEFYCEDCKVLICHKCTVVSHNRHTMTDTQKAAQEHKMQMADAVAKVKAEIVRYAGEIKKQTDLKNKNKIHILNEEKKMTDTVEELIRDLREHEKKMKDNFREIYEAQQKQHATRLENFELLATQMKSYVERCQGILERNSSVEILQTNHAILGRCNELLNYRKPDLYRSPHLHYLVEKKLDLLDRVVVTKTNSSKCLAEAQDSKEVEEGKETYFVIVTKDSDGLQCYQQDDKIKVDILTPEGDRLKTDIKDTKDGKYTVTYTPRCAGKHRVEIVVNKQQLTGSPWIVQVYRQQYQFAFQFGSRGEGRGEFNAVVDIDVSQKTGTIAVAERGNKRIQLFSCEGKFRREIRLDGDPYSVAFTDSGDLLTLIPKSDSKLRLFSEEGQVIEHIDDKHLDKPRHLSLASEGCIIITDSLDNTIKVLSPSGRFLLQSFKAPDHDKSPSIAIYHREKFFVSYFSANCVKVFDKTGVYLHDIGCKGSDDGQFNGPGGLVIDKYNSLIVCDTGNQRLQLFTLGGKFLSKIEGRYIGNGCPFYVAINGDDSLIVVDSAIRCIYVFRYG